In Roseomonas marmotae, a single genomic region encodes these proteins:
- a CDS encoding fumarylacetoacetate hydrolase family protein, which produces MKLAMIKRGDSSCLVRVDQSGKRFWPVADLAPGLPKDMAGLIAALSGGAALPEPSGTGEALDPAQLLAPLPHPPRNIFCVGKNYHAHAREFAGSGYDSSSTSAADAIPKAPIIFTKPFTSISGPWDDIPMVPGLDAEVDYEAELAVVIGRGGRCIPKSSAMAHVFGYTVVNDVTARDLQGKHKQWLLGKGIDGFCPMGPWIVTADELQADAMRVTCSVNGEKRQDAVTADLIFDIPTLIETISLSMALLPGDVIATGTPEGVGIGFKPPRFLRDGDVVECAIEGIGQIRNTVRKADPAALRGAA; this is translated from the coding sequence ATGAAGCTTGCGATGATCAAGCGCGGAGACAGTTCCTGCCTGGTGCGCGTGGACCAGTCCGGAAAGCGCTTCTGGCCCGTCGCCGACCTCGCCCCCGGCCTGCCGAAGGACATGGCGGGGCTGATCGCCGCCCTCTCCGGCGGCGCGGCGCTGCCCGAGCCCTCTGGCACCGGCGAGGCACTGGACCCCGCTCAGTTGCTCGCCCCGCTGCCCCATCCGCCACGCAACATCTTCTGCGTCGGCAAGAACTACCATGCCCATGCCAGGGAATTCGCCGGCAGCGGCTACGACTCCTCCTCCACCAGCGCGGCGGATGCCATCCCGAAGGCGCCGATCATCTTCACCAAGCCCTTCACCTCCATCTCCGGCCCCTGGGACGATATCCCGATGGTACCGGGCCTGGATGCCGAGGTGGATTACGAGGCGGAGCTGGCGGTGGTCATCGGCCGCGGCGGGCGCTGCATCCCGAAATCCTCCGCCATGGCCCATGTCTTCGGCTATACCGTGGTGAACGACGTCACGGCGCGGGACCTGCAGGGCAAGCACAAGCAATGGCTTCTGGGCAAGGGCATCGACGGCTTCTGCCCCATGGGCCCCTGGATCGTCACCGCCGATGAGCTGCAGGCCGATGCCATGCGCGTCACCTGCAGCGTCAATGGCGAGAAGCGGCAGGACGCGGTCACCGCCGACCTGATCTTCGACATCCCGACGCTGATCGAGACCATCTCCCTCAGCATGGCGCTGCTGCCGGGCGACGTGATCGCCACGGGTACGCCGGAAGGCGTCGGCATCGGCTTCAAGCCGCCGCGCTTCCTGCGTGACGGCGATGTGGTCGAATGCGCCATCGAGGGCATCGGCCAGATCCGCAACACCGTCCGCAAGGCGGATCCGGCGGCGCTGCGCGGCGCTGCCTGA
- a CDS encoding Bug family tripartite tricarboxylate transporter substrate binding protein, with the protein MSRRDVMMALAAAGLPMAASAQEAWPSRPMQMTVPFPPGGQADVTARPVAAALERVFGQAVPVVNRPGAGGILGTSSVARAPADGYTALMALSSHAVLPESERIQGRTPAYTIEQFAPIARITADPTVFLVPADAPWRSIEELVEDAKKRPGAITFGSAGNYSTLHVAMAMFTGSAGIDMLHVPYQGGGPALTALLSGTLHALASGPGPALAHVKEGRLRALASWGQERLPGFEDVPTFIELGHPEVEFYIWTAVFVPAATPAPVQDRLRQALRQICESDEGLRRALDTAGSPIAYQEGAEFDRFFQQDSARLIRAVQRIGKVD; encoded by the coding sequence CTGTCTCGTCGCGACGTGATGATGGCGCTTGCCGCCGCGGGCCTGCCCATGGCGGCAAGCGCGCAGGAAGCCTGGCCCAGCCGGCCCATGCAGATGACCGTGCCCTTCCCGCCCGGCGGCCAGGCGGATGTCACCGCCCGCCCCGTGGCGGCGGCGCTGGAGCGGGTCTTCGGGCAGGCGGTGCCGGTGGTGAACCGCCCGGGTGCGGGCGGCATCCTCGGCACCTCCAGCGTGGCCCGCGCGCCGGCGGACGGCTACACGGCGCTGATGGCGCTCTCCTCGCATGCCGTGCTGCCGGAGAGCGAGCGCATCCAGGGCCGCACGCCCGCCTATACGATCGAGCAGTTCGCGCCCATCGCGCGCATCACCGCCGACCCCACCGTCTTCCTGGTCCCCGCCGATGCGCCCTGGCGCTCGATCGAGGAACTGGTGGAGGATGCGAAGAAGCGGCCTGGCGCCATCACCTTCGGCTCCGCCGGCAATTACTCCACTTTGCATGTGGCCATGGCGATGTTCACCGGCTCCGCCGGCATCGACATGCTGCATGTTCCCTACCAGGGAGGCGGCCCGGCGCTGACGGCCCTGCTCTCCGGCACCTTGCACGCCCTCGCCTCCGGCCCCGGCCCGGCGCTGGCGCACGTGAAGGAGGGCCGCCTCCGCGCCCTCGCCAGCTGGGGGCAAGAGCGGCTTCCGGGCTTCGAGGATGTGCCGACCTTCATCGAGCTCGGCCACCCGGAGGTGGAATTCTACATCTGGACCGCCGTCTTCGTGCCCGCCGCCACGCCCGCCCCGGTGCAGGATCGGCTGCGGCAGGCGCTGCGCCAGATCTGCGAGAGCGATGAGGGCCTGCGCCGTGCGCTGGACACCGCCGGCAGCCCCATCGCCTACCAGGAAGGCGCCGAGTTCGACCGGTTCTTCCAGCAGGACAGCGCCCGCCTGATCCGCGCCGTGCAGCGCATCGGCAAAGTGGATTGA
- a CDS encoding tripartite tricarboxylate transporter substrate binding protein — MPISITRRGLGILAAGGLAAPALAQEAAWPSRAVRIIVPFGAGGSADIAARNVAEALTQELGQPFVVENRPGAGATIGTEAAARAAPDGYTLLMMSNTHTANETLLPNRPYVLMRDLAAAAAVNVAHHVLAVHPSLGVSSVAELIAKAKAEPGKIDYASSGPGTPYHIAGEVFRAMAGIEIQHVPFRSSGEARTALISGTVPMMFDAIPTMQPHIAGNRARALATTGPQRDPLMPELPTVAESGLPGYEASIWLGLMVPAQTPRPVVERLNAATNGWLARPQTKAAMAAQGAQPMPMSVAEFDAFLRKDVETQRDYVSMAQIRVD, encoded by the coding sequence ATGCCCATCAGCATCACGCGCCGCGGCCTCGGTATCCTCGCCGCCGGCGGGCTCGCCGCGCCGGCCCTGGCACAGGAAGCGGCCTGGCCCAGCCGCGCCGTCCGCATCATCGTGCCCTTCGGCGCCGGCGGCTCGGCCGATATCGCCGCGCGCAACGTGGCGGAGGCCCTGACGCAGGAGCTCGGCCAGCCCTTCGTGGTGGAGAATCGCCCGGGTGCCGGCGCCACCATCGGCACCGAGGCCGCCGCGCGCGCGGCGCCGGATGGCTACACGCTCCTGATGATGTCCAATACGCATACGGCGAATGAGACGCTGCTGCCGAACCGCCCCTATGTGCTGATGCGGGACCTGGCGGCGGCGGCGGCCGTCAATGTGGCGCATCACGTGCTGGCGGTGCATCCCTCCCTCGGCGTCAGCAGCGTGGCGGAGCTGATCGCAAAGGCCAAGGCGGAGCCAGGGAAGATCGATTACGCCTCATCCGGCCCCGGCACGCCCTACCACATCGCGGGCGAGGTCTTCCGCGCCATGGCGGGCATCGAGATCCAGCACGTGCCCTTCCGCTCCTCGGGCGAGGCGCGGACGGCGCTGATCTCCGGCACGGTGCCGATGATGTTCGACGCCATCCCGACCATGCAGCCGCATATCGCCGGCAACCGCGCCAGGGCGCTCGCCACCACCGGGCCGCAGCGGGACCCGCTGATGCCGGAGCTGCCCACCGTCGCGGAATCCGGCCTGCCGGGCTACGAGGCTTCCATCTGGCTCGGCCTGATGGTGCCGGCGCAGACGCCGCGCCCGGTCGTGGAAAGGCTCAACGCCGCCACCAATGGCTGGCTGGCCCGTCCCCAGACCAAGGCGGCCATGGCCGCCCAGGGCGCGCAGCCCATGCCCATGTCCGTCGCTGAATTCGACGCCTTCCTCCGCAAGGATG